One part of the Muntiacus reevesi chromosome 20, mMunRee1.1, whole genome shotgun sequence genome encodes these proteins:
- the LOC136151747 gene encoding chorionic somatomammotropin hormone 1-like: MVARFSSLGIPHHRFPPFCPVGPSPYQQQSLSWDFSPIPMATASNHRGHQWISSLVQGSRLLLLLVVSNPLLCQGENYAPYCKNQTGECRIPLQNLFDTATTVANYNYRLAREMFSEFGKQYGQSKNLTPKVLNSCHTTSITTPESKKEAENTEDKILFRLVLSLLHSWDEPLHHLVTELLRLKEASPDLLSRAAEIEEKTKVLLEGVKEIEKRIHPENQEKEISYPVWSEISSLMSEDDDVNKTTFYKMFHCLHRDASKIDTYLQMLKCRYTTC; the protein is encoded by the exons ATGGTTGCCAGGTTTTCCTCCTTAGGCATTCCCCACCACAGATTTCCTCCATTCTGTCCTGTTGGGCCATCTCCCTATCAGCAGCAGTCCTTATCCTGGGATTTCTCTCCAATCCCCATGGCTACAGCATCCAACCACCGTGGGCATCAGTGGATCAGCAGCCTTGTTCAAG GGTCCCgcctgctcctgctgctggtGGTGTCAAATCCACTCTTGTGCCAGGGTGAGAACTATGCACCCTACTGTAAAAACCAAACTGGCGAGTGCCGGATTCCTCTTCAAAACCTGTTTGACACAGCAACCACGGTGGCTAACTACAACTATAGGCTCGCCAGGGAAATGTTCAGTGAATTT GGTAAACAGTACGGCCAGAGCAAAAACTTAACTCCCAAGGTCCTCAACAGCTGCCACACTACATCCATCACCACCcctgaaagcaaaaaagaagctgaaaatacAGAG GACAAAATCCTTTTTAGGTTGGTACTCAGTTTGCTCCACTCATGGGATGAACCTCTGCATCACCTAGTCACAGAGCTGCTGCGCTTGAAAGAAGCCTCACCTGATCTCTTGTCAAGGGCTGCAGAGATTGAGGAAAAGACCAAAGTACTTCTAGAAGGTGTGAAAGAGATAGAAAAAAGG ATTCATCCTGAAAACCAGGAGAAGGAGATCTCCTATCCAGTGTGGTCAGAAATCTCCTCCCTGATGTCGGAAGATGATGATGTGAACAAAACTACTTTTTATAAAATGTTCCACTGCCTGCACAGGGACGCAAGTAAGATTGACACCTACCTCCAGATGCTGAAGTGCCGATATACCACATGCTAA